In the genome of Equus quagga isolate Etosha38 unplaced genomic scaffold, UCLA_HA_Equagga_1.0 205243_RagTag, whole genome shotgun sequence, the window tggctatcatcaaaaagaaataacaaatgctggtaaagacgtgaagaaaatgaaacccttgtacactgctggtgggaatataaatcaGTATAGCCACTATGGAGAGCAGTATGGTTGCtcctcaaaaacctaaaaatagaactacaatatgatccagcaatctcccTTCTGGGTATAGGTCCAAAGATAAAATCACTGTCTCAAATAGATTTCTGCACTCCCACGTTTATTGCAGCACTACTgacaaaagccaagacatggaaacaacctaagtgtccatcaacagatgaatgcataaggaaaatgtgacacacatacacacaatcgaatattattcagtcataaaaaagaaggaaatcctcccattttcaacaacatggatggaccctgagagcattacgctaagtgaaacaagtcagatgaaaacaaataccatataatttcacttatatgtggaatctaaaaacactgAACTCATGCAAACGGAGAGCAGAATGGTGGATGGCAGGCACTGAGGGGTGGAGGAAATGCAGAGATGTTGGTTAAAGGATACAAATTTTCAGTCAGAAGATAATTAAGTTCcagggatctaatgcacagcatggtgaccacagtTACTGACACTGGATTGCACGCTTGAAAGACGCTATGAGAGCAGAGCTCTACTGTTTTCATGACAATAACAGAATAGTAATTACGTGAGGTGAAGCACGTGTTAACCAACCTCACTGtgataaatatttcacaatacaTGTGTGCatcaaatcatcactttgtacgtcttaaacttgcacaatgttatatgtcaattatatctcaataaagctggggaaaaaatactttttcatgtATTCAAATTCCCAATGTgtttagctcttttctttttccaaaagcacCAATTCCTAGAGAGCTCAAATGACTTAAGCAAAGATATTAGGATCTGGCCCATCATGCTAATGAGGAACAGCTGCCATCTCTGGAAGCCTGGTTTCGGCAGCCAGAGCTATACAAAGAGAAGGTATCTGCTCTCAGAGAACAGAGTAGGCGACAGGACACGGAGAAGTAAACAGTTCTCATAACGCTGCTTTCTTTCGGCTTCTCTTATGCATCCAGGTGTCTCACCCTTTTTCCATGCTTTTTACATCATTACCTACCTTATCACAGAGACGAACAACTTATAAAAATGACCCCTGCAAATGTAAATTCACAAAGCCCACAAGCTCACCTTTAAGTAATTCATGACGCCAATATTTTTCATCCGGTCAGCAAAGGTATTGAACGCCTCCACGTTGCTTTTAGGGTGATAATACAGAATTTCACTCCCGAGCTTCCAAATAATCTGTCAAAACAGagatgactaacaaaaatgtaaaatcctTGCCTTAACCAATCTCTGCCTcagaaagctatttttttctgattacattaaaaaacaaccTATAATTCCTTTTCCTAGATACTACTGTCAACATTTTACTGTATTTCACCTAGTGAAACTAATATTACATCTTATGTGATAAAATCTTTTCcatcaattaaattaaaataccaGATAACTATAACACAGTCAATTTTAAGTCAGCAGTCCAAAGAACGTAGGCAGTTAAGACACATattgaagataaaaattttaattagtatGAGAGGAAGAATATTAAAGTCAGAAAACCTGAGTTCTAGCAACATTGACTTCTTCACTGCTCTCAGCCTCCTAATTATCCACAAAATGAGAGCAATGGACTAGACATTTCCTGAGCTCCCATCGAGCTCTACGACTCGATTTACAGAACTCCAATATAAGAATTTCATCAGCTACagacaaatttttaataaaaatattttctccccagaGCACCAAAGCTTTGCTGACAGAACTCGGAGCTCTTCTTTTTCCTGGGAACGAATCTCTATTTCTATTACCCTAATTTAAGGGACTTCAATAAAACTGACCTTAAAGTAAATGGAAGTGAATTTTAAATCAATTCTTCCTGTAAACATATATATTGGTTGTTCAGCATAATAACGATACTCATCTTTCCAACTAAGAAAGAGAGATCGAGATTTCATTTGTAGAACACCAAATTGTAGTATTTTGGAGCTTAAAGGAAACTTGGGAATTATCTATCACAGTTCTTCTTAAATCTAGTTGTATGTAAGAATTATCTGGggcacttgttaaaaataaatattacagagactcagactctgattcagcaggaggggaggggaggggagacaggaatCTATATTTTCAACAAACGCCCTAAGTAATTCATATAGAGCCAAACAAGTGTCCGGAAACCACTGATTCCatcctttattttacaaaacaaattctGGACAAAAAGGGCCTGTAACTTGCCCAATGTTTTATAGATGTACATAACTTTATTCCTTAAACTAAATTTTCgatcaataaattttttttccagatttttttggCTCCATTAGATATCAAACTGATGCAATGGTTACTGTATTAATAAAAGCTATCTGAGATAGTCATGTGAAGTTATTTGTGGATAAACCGTCTTTTACTGAAGAAATGTAACAGAAGAGGCCAGGCACTGATCTAGATCCCGGCCCTGGTGGAATTTACTTCTATCTTAGAGAGACAATAACCAAGAAACTTAGTAATTAAATTAGCAAGTATCCTGGGATGGAGCAGGATAAGGGGATCAGGAGTGCCAGCTGGAAAGTGGGGGGGTGGCATGCAGCTGCAATGGTAAACAGCCATGGCAGGCCTCTCAGAAATGTGACCTGCAGGAGGGTAGCCATAGTGAGACCTGAAGAAAGACCTTTCCAAGTAAAGGAAATCGCTAAGGCAAAGGCAATGAGGCAGGAGCATATCTGGCCTGTTCAAGTAACAGCAAGGAGGCAGTGAGTttggagaagaaaacacaagagggAGAGCGACagcagatgaggtcagagaggtcgaagaagaaaagggagtgaGCGGACCACGCAGAACTCGCAGGCGATCAGAAGGACTTTGGCTTCTACTCCGAGTGAAACAGGAGGCTATCACAGTGTCTTCAGCAGAGGAGTGACACGATCTGACTTATGCTTTACAAGGATCATGCTGCGTCATTGGTCATtaaggaaacgcaaatcaaaaccatgatgagctACCATTTCACAACCACTAGGACggctataatgaaaaagacagacagtaacacaggttggcaaggatgtggagaaactagaatcctcatatattgctggtaggaatataaaatggtgcagccactttggaaaacggtcTATGAAGTttaagaattaccatatgacccagccatccttctcctaagtatatacctaagagaaattacaacaaacatCCCTATAGAAACTTGTAcccaaatgttcacagcagcattattcacaataaccaaaaagtggaaacaacccagatgtctaaCAACTAATGAACAGATACATataatgtgatatatccatacaatggaatgctattttgCAATATGAAGGAAtaaagtactaatacatgctgtaacatggataaaccttgaaaacattatgttcagtgaaaaacATCATTCACAAACGTCATATATTATACaactccacttatatgaaatgtccagaatggaaagtagattaatggatgccaggggctggagatTATGGGGACGAACAGGGAGTGACTGCGAGTGAACAGGGTCTCCTTTTGAGgggacaaaaatgttctaaatttagactgtggtaatggttgcacatctctgtgaatatacaaaaaaacactgaattatacaacttaaatgggtgaattgtatggtgcgttaataatatcttaataaaggtaggatcactctggctgctatgcTGGAAACAGACTGGGGGTGGAGAAGGGCGAGCAGTCCTCAGGGAGGCGACAGTGGCTGGGATCAAGGGGCAGCaagggaggtggtgagaagtacTCAGACTGTAGGTATATTTTGAAACTAGAGTCAACAGGATTTTCTGATCGTTTGGATATGGTTATGAAAGAAAGATTAACTCCAGGGTTTGGCCCTAGCAATTAGATACATAAAGTAACCATCCTGTGAGATGAGGAAAATTAGTTTAGACAGGGAAGCTCAGAAAATCCCTTTTAGCTCTGTTGGTATGATATGACCATTAGATATCCAAGTGGTGATGTGGAGGAGACAGCTGGGTTAGGAATCTGGACTTGGAGATGTCAGGGCCATAGACAGACAACTGGGAATTGCCAGCATATAGACCAAATTTAAGGCTATGAAACTGACTGAGATCTTTAAGAGCGAGTTCAGACAATGAAGAGGACTAAGGACTGAGTTCTGGGGCCCAGGTCCAAAGGCCAGAAAGAGAAGCAGTcagaaaaggagactgaggaatgtccagtgaggcaggagagaaaaCTGACAGAGGGCGGTGTCTTGGAACCAGATGAAGAAAGGTTATCACACAGGAAGGAATGATCTCCTGTGTTAAATACTGCTGACAGATCAAGTTAGAGGAGCACTGAGAATCCGCCACTGGATTTAGCAACATGGAAATCACTGTTGACCTCGACAAAGCAATTTGGGAGAATCAGTGATGCTGGCGGTGGGGGGAGCCTAAATGGAGAGGGTTGGCGGAGAAGAAGGATGCACTCTCTTTCCAGGAGCTCTGCTGAAAGGGAGAGTGGAAAAACGGGGCACGGCCTGCAGAGAAAATGGGGGTCAAGAGATgattttaagatggaaaaaataacatttgtatgATGATAGGAAACATCCTATAGCGAAGGGACATTAATGacagaggcaaagaaggaagaattactggaatgaatgaaaatactAAGGAATCTGAGAATTCAAACTATTTTCAGTCTCCTTTAAAATCATAGGAAGTaaaaaaaagtacacacaaaAATGCCCCGATACAAACTCTCCACCCAAAACTACTTTCGGTAGCTTTTAGAAAAATCAACATGAGATGCTGCAGAAGCTATTCCGGTGGAGCTCAGGAGGCAGGAACTCGCAGACCTCCACAGTCTCTTGGAGCAGATGCGCACTCACCTCCGGGGCGGCCTGCCTCTTGCAGCTGTCCGAATCTTCCAAGACCTGCAAATAGCTGTGCATGTATTCCGCAGCCTGCTGCCACCGGTGCTTCAGCAGAGCTTCCTGGATAAAACTTAAACAAGCACTTGTCGTCTGCGCaaaatccttctcctttttccctccagTCGCTACAAAGATTAAAGAGACGAGTTTCACCACAGTGACCCCAATGCAACAACTCAAAAACCTTACTTCTATAAGCAGAAGTTTTAACAAGTAGAACAGAGGGTATTACTTAACCCAGGCCACCCCAATATCAAAGCTAGcttcacttgtttttgttttgtttatcaaAAATTGTAGAAGGATCTGACGATTTTTTATAACAGATCACTATGTACTTTTTTCACAAATAATTCAAGAGTTCAAAGACCAGATCCACTGCTATAACTAAAATCCATCCATTGCTATCTACTTACTTATGTGACTAAGGTGTGTCagaattttcatcatttaaaacaaaatagaattgaaGCTAAATCTTTCCTTCTTCTAGAAATACATACTATTCATCCACAGATATATGAAGTAATTGGACAAAAATGATAACTATATTTTACTGAGATAAAAAGCAACCAAAACTTACTTTTAATacttaaattttgataaaacttTTAATACTTGTTATTTTGATCAGCTGTGTACAACTATTAATTTAATGCTATCTCAATCCAGAAgaaattttaatacttaaaacCTTGTAggatattaacaaaaataattaaaactaggTAGATACttttactgaaagaataaaagtataaaacaaaaaggcacaaCACAAAATTTCCATCTAttaaaagcatttcataaatatttttaaatggttgatgAAAAGTATCACATCCCTAGGCTGTTTAGATTCCACCAGATAGgtagctttatatatatatatatatatatatatatttttttttttctttttttttttttggtgaggaagattggctgtgagctaacatctgtgccaatcttcctctattttatatgtgggatgccaccacagcatggcttgatgagtggtgcgtaggtccacacctgggatccgaacttggaaaacccaggccaccaaagcggagcacgcaaac includes:
- the LOC124233570 gene encoding TATA box-binding protein-associated factor RNA polymerase I subunit A-like, whose product is MSDFSEELIKSTTEDDQGERCELSGTGMHFPWLQKHIETVATGGKKEKDFAQTTSACLSFIQEALLKHRWQQAAEYMHSYLQVLEDSDSCKRQAAPEIIWKLGSEILYYHPKSNVEAFNTFADRMKNIGVMNYLKVSLWAL